A genomic stretch from Erigeron canadensis isolate Cc75 chromosome 9, C_canadensis_v1, whole genome shotgun sequence includes:
- the LOC122581544 gene encoding uncharacterized protein LOC122581544 encodes MNILSINIRGVRGIGKADWIKEVKNKEKASGRSGGLLCLWDPKVFKKSDCIKDGSYLLIKGKIKGCDENVFIVNVYAPQSNRAKRELWEKLADLRKGDDGLWFLIGDFNAVREAGEQKGFVFKSHCARAFNMFINTTDLHEFEMKGSKFTFMMEGERGKKLSKIDRLLVGREVVDSWPGACFRALPRRFSDHNPILLSLVDRNFGPRPFHFFNSWMDKEGFKETIKEAFKTFQGVGQPDVVLMLKFRWLREKLKKWRDDFKKKDEEEAELCRLELEELDLKMEEEELSEDEKWTRVEGEISRGCGSTFITLIPKTKDPGCLDDYRPITLVGCINKVVSKVLANRLKRVFGNLISDTQTEFLSDRLILDGPLIVNEAVPWAKKDKKKMFILKVDFNKACDNVNWGFLISNMQNLGFPKRWCNWVHGILSSARASVLVNGSPTFEFHCKKGMRQGDPISPFLFLLVMEVISVMPKRACEARRIRGIQLPNQGPILSHLLYADDCMFMGEWEEENLKQVTHLLKVFHIVSGLKINLNKSFLFAVGVENSEVSRLAGRFKCREGSFPFDHLGIRIGGNMNRIASWDFLFDIFEARLAVWKSRCISMAGRVILIKAVMESLPTYYFSLFKVPEKVINGLESIIRRFLWNGSGDTKKIHWVSWEKVTTPINLGGLGLSKLKDSNIALLSKWMWRYKNEQGVLWRKVIDSIHNTKRCWEFLPSNSGVLGVWKSIVKCIGNVKANGDSLIGCFKGVCGSGDQVRFWLDKWVGDQPLRVSFPLLFKLEKEKKCYVKDRVGTTANVFGSECLWTRSPSTS; translated from the exons ATGAATAtattatcaattaatattagaGGGGTTAGAGGGATTGGGAAGGCAGATTGGATTAAAGAAGTTAAGAACAAAGAAAAG GCTAGTGGGAGATCTGGTGGACTTCTTTGTCTCTGGGATcccaaagtttttaaaaaaagcgACTGTATTAAGGATGGAAGTTATCTTTTGATTAAAGGTAAAATCAAAGGATGTGATGAGAATGTATTTATTGTCAATGTTTATGCACCACAAAGCAACAGGGCAAAAAGAGAGTTATGGGAAAAATTAGCCGATTTAAGAAAGGGTGATGATGGTTTGTGGTTTTTGATTGGGGATTTCAATGCTGTTCGTGAGGCCGGTGAACAAAAAGGCTTTGTTTTTAAGTCACATTGTGCTAGAGCCTTTAATATGTTTATCAATACAACTGATCTTCATGAGTTTGAAATGAAAGGTAGTAAATTTACGTTTATGATGGAAGGTGAGAGGGGGAAGAAACTAAGTAAGATTGACCGGCTGCTTGTTGGAAGGGAGGTGGTGGATAGTTGGCCTGGTGCATGTTTTAGAGCTCTTCCGAGACGGTTCTCGGATCATAACCCGATATTATTATCCTTGGTTGATCGAAATTTTGGACCTAgaccttttcatttttttaactcTTGGATGGACAAAGAGGGTTTCAAAGAGACAATTAAAGAGGCGTTCAAGACTTTCCAAGGAGTGGGTCAGCCCGATGTGGTTCTCATGCTTAAATTCAGGTGGCTAAGGGAAAAGCTAAAAAAGTGGAGAGATGATTTCAAGAAAAAAGATGAAGAGGAAGCTGAACTATGTCGATTGGAACTTGAGGAACTGGACTTGAAGATGGAGGAGGAAGAACTATCAGAGGATGAAAAATGGACCAGAGTGGAAG GTGAGATCAGTAGGGGTTGTGGCTCGACCTTCATTACCCTTATCCCGAAAACCAAAGATCCAGGCTGCCTGGATGATTATAGACCAATAACGTTGGTCGGGTGTATCAACAAAGTAGTCTCAAAGGTTCTGGCGAATCGTCTAAAAAGAGTTTTTGGCAATTTAATTTCGGATACTCAAACGGAGTTCTTGAGTGATAGACTCATTCTTGATGGTCCCTTGATAGTGAATGAAGCAGTTCCATGGgctaaaaaagataaaaagaagaTGTTTATTTTGAAGGTAGATTTCAACAAAGCATGTGATAATGTAAATTGGGGTTTTTTGATCAGTAATATGCAAAATTTAGGCTTTCCAAAACGATGGTGCAATTGGGTTCATGGAATTCTTTCGTCAGCCAGAGCTTCTGTTCTAGTCAATGGATCACCAACGTTCGAATTTCATTGTAAAAAAGGGATGAGGCAGGGAGATCCCATATCCCCATTCCTTTTTTTACTTGTTATGGAGGTCATTTCGGTTATGCCGAAAAGAGCATGTGAGGCTAGGAGGATACGTGGGATACAACTTCCTAACCAAGGGCCAATTCTTTCACATCTACTCTATGCTGACGATTGTATGTTTATGGGGGAATGGGAAGAGGAGAATCTTAAACAAGTTACACATCTGTTGAAAGTATTTCACATTGTCTCGGgtttgaaaattaatttaaataaatctttTTTGTTTGCGGTTGGGGTTGAAAACAGTGAAGTAAGTAGGCTGGCGGGTCGCTTTAAATGTAGGGAGGGGTCTTTTCCTTTTGATCATTTGGGTATTAGAATTGGAGGTAACATGAACCGAATTGCTAGTTGGGACTTCTTGTTCGACATATTTGAAGCCAGACTTGCTGTTTGGAAGTCGAGATGCATTTCGATGGCGGGGAGGGTGATTTTGATCAAAGCTGTCATGGAGAGTCTGCCTACTTATTACTTTTCTTTGTTCAAAGTTCCGGAGAAAGTAATAAACGGGCTGGAGTCTATCATTCGAAGATTCCTTTGGAATGGCTCGGGAGACACCAAGAAAATACATTGGGTCTCGTGGGAAAAGGTTACAACTCCTATTAATTTGGGTGGTTTAGGACTTAGCAAGCTCAAAGATTCTAATATAGCTCTACTTTCAAAGTGGATGTGGAGGTATAAGAATGAACAGGGGGTTCTTTGGAGAAAAGTCATTGATTCCATTCATAATACGAAAAGATGTTGGGAATTTTTGCCTAGTAACAGTGGTGTATTGGGGGTTTGGAAATCAATTGTGAAGTGTATTGGTAACGTGAAAGCTAATGGTGACTCGTTGATAGGGTGCTTCAAGGGAGTTTGTGGGTCGGGAGATCAGGTACGTTTTTGGCTTGACAAATGGGTTGGTGACCAGCCATTACGAGTTTCTTTTCCTTTATTGTTTAAActcgaaaaagaaaaaaagtgttaTGTCAAAGATAGAGTGGGTACAACAGCAAATGTTTTTGGGTCAGAATGTCTATGGACTCGTTCTCCATCGACTTCTTAG
- the LOC122582543 gene encoding elongin-C: MKKEETVKLISAEGFEFVIDKNAAMVSQTIRNMLTSPGGFAETEHREVTFPEISTTILEKICQYFYWSLQYASGKETEFHIEPELTLELMMAANYLHT; this comes from the exons ATGAAGAAAGAAGAGACGGTGAAGTTGATAAGCGCAGAAGGATTCGAATTCGTAATCGATAAGAATGCCGCCATGGTCTCTCAAACTATTCGTAATATGCTCACTTCCCCTG GTGGTTTTGCTGAAACTGAACATAGAGAAGTTACCTTTCCAGAAATAAGCACAACTATTTTGGAGAAAATTTGTCAGTACTTTTATTGGTCTCTTCAATATGCCAg TGGGAAGGAGACTGAATTCCACATTGAACCTGAGCTGACACTGGAACTGATGATGGCTGCAAATTATCTGCATACTTGA
- the LOC122581400 gene encoding serine/threonine-protein phosphatase PP1 isozyme 2, whose protein sequence is MAQNGQGIEPALLDDIINRLLEFRQVRAVRQVQLSESEIRQLCTVSREIFLQQPNLLELEAPIKLCGDIHGQYVDLLRLFEYGGFPPEANYLFLGDYVDRGKQSLETICLLLAYKIKYPENFFLLRGNHECASINRIYGFYDECKRRFNVRLWKTFTDCFNCLPAAALIDDKILCMHGGLSPDLTNLDQIRNLPRPTTIPDSGLLCDLLWSDPSRDVKGWGMSDRGVSYTFGADKVAEFLMQHDMDLICRAHQVVEDGYEFFADRQLVTIFSAPNYCGEFDNAGAMMSVDESLMCSFQILKPADRSDRPARFL, encoded by the exons atggcTCAAAATGGGCAGGGGATAGAACCGGCATTACTTGATGATATAATAAACCGGTTGTTAGAGTTCCGGCAGGTAAGGGCGGTCCGGCAGGTACAGTTATCGGAATCTGAGATCCGGCAGCTCTGTACCGTCTCTCGTGAGATATTTCTTCAACAACCTAATTTGTTAGAACTTGAAGCTCCTATTAAGCTATGCG GTGACATTCATGGACAGTATGTTGATCTGTTGAGGCTTTTTGAATACGGGGGATTTCCTCCAGAGGCAAATTATTTGTTCTTAGGAGACTATGTGGACCGTGGCAAGCAAAGTTTAGAGACAATATGCCTATTGCTTGcctacaaaataaaatatccCGAAAACTTTTTCCTTCTGAGAGGCAATCATGAATGTGCTTCTATCAACAGGATATACGGTTTCTATGATGAATGTAAACGTCGTTTCAATGTTCGACTCTGGAAAACTTTTACTGATTGTTTCAATTGTCTCCCTGCTGCTGCTCTCATTGATGACAAAATCCTATGCATGCATGGGGGTCTCTCTCCTGATCTAACGAACCTTGATCAGATAAGAAATTTGCCTCGGCCAACCACTATCCCAGACTCAGGTTTGCTTTGTGATTTACTTTGGTCAGATCCTAGTCGAGATGTGAAAGGTTGGGGAATGAGTGACCGAGGAGTCTCATATACATTTGGCGCTGATAAGGTGGCGGAGTTTTTAATGCAGCATGATATGGATCTTATATGTCGTGCTCATCAG GTTGTAGAAGATGGGTATGAGTTCTTTGCTGATAGGCAGCTTGTTACAATATTTTCTGCCCCAAATTATTGTGGTGAATTTGATAATGCTGGGGCAATGATGAGTGTTGATGAAAGCTTAATGTGTTCTTTCCAAATTTTGAAGCCAGCTGATAGGAGCGATAGGCCAGCAAGATTTTTGTGA
- the LOC122582232 gene encoding 17.3 kDa class I heat shock protein-like, producing MSITPSIFGSRRSSIFDPFSLDPFKGFPFLSPSDVSRETSALVNTRVDWKETPEAHVFKADLPGIKKEEVKVEVEDGRVLQLSGERNVEKEDKNDKWHRVERSSGKFTRRFILPENAKIDQVKAAMENGVLTITVPKEQVKKPDVKSIDISG from the coding sequence ATGTCGATCACTCCAAGCATCTTTGGTAGCCGAAGAAGTAgcatttttgacccattttcaCTCGACCCATTCAAAGGCTTCCCATTTCTATCTCCATCTGATGTTTCAAGGGAAACCTCTGCTTTGGTGAATACACGCGTAGATTGGAAGGAAACGCCGGAGGCTCATGTTTTCAAGGCTGATCTTCCAGGGATCAAAAAAGAGGAAGTTAAAGTTGAGGTTGAAGATGGCAGGGTCTTACAGCTCAGCGGGGAGAGGAACGTCGAAAAAGAAGATAAGAATGATAAATGGCATCGTGTTGAACGTAGCAGTGGCAAGTTTACAAGGAGGTTCATATTGCCGGAGAATGCTAAAATAGATCAGGTGAAAGCAGCCATGGAAAACGGAGTGCTGACAATTACTGTGCCAAAGGAACAAGTGAAGAAGCCTGATGTTAAATCTATTGATATCTCTGGTTAA
- the LOC122581541 gene encoding uncharacterized protein LOC122581541, which produces MKSCFRSFRGFCTLIVLLSILSSISLLHWSHSSLPFYFRDQRLEVGTGMGTGLSPNHPIDLLTFPLAWNHLSFPSDPPSKLLKIALFVKKWPDRHHAGGLERHALTLHLALAKRGHELHVFTATSSNFSFPKYSFENLHFHLSKPTAAGYLDQAVVWEQFLAQNLTERPFDVVHTESVSLRHTRSKNVSNLAVSWHGIAYESIHTDIIQELLREHNESQANQLTERGPKVVEEIKFFQKYAHHVATSDHVGDILKRIYMIPDNRVHVILNGVDEEVFKPDDEKGQDFRSNFRIPPSKSLILGMAGRLVKDKGHPLMFEALKQIFLENSTFKETVMVLVAGDGPWGTRYKDLGPNLLVLGPLQQGQLARFYNAIDIFVNPTIRAQGLDHTLLEAVLSGKPLMATKLASITGSVIVGKEHGYTFSPTIDSLKKCLYEVWQDGRVVLEQKGKVARERGIKLFTATKMAAAYERLFLCLSNDKKNQDYCKY; this is translated from the coding sequence ATGAAGTCGTGCTTTCGCAGTTTTCGTGGTTTCTGTACTCTTATAGTCCTCCTCTCAATTCTCTCATCAATTTCGTTACTCCATTGGTCTCATTCCTCTCTACCGTTCTACTTCCGTGATCAAAGACTGGAGGTGGGAACTGGAATGGGAACGGGGTTGAGCCCAAACCACCCCATTGATCTCCTAACGTTCCCATTAGCGTGGAACCATCTTTCATTCCCCTCTGACCCGCCTTCAAAACTCCTAAAAATTGCCCTCTTTGTCAAGAAATGGCCCGACAGGCACCATGCCGGTGGGCTAGAGCGACATGCTTTAACACTTCACCTTGCTTTGGCTAAACGAGGTCATGAGCTTCATGTCTTCACCGCTACCTCTTCTAACTTTTCATTCCCAAAATATTCTTTCGAGAATTTACATTTCCACCTCTCAAAACCCACGGCTGCAGGTTATCTCGATCAAGCTGTGGTTTGGGAACAATTCCTAGCTCAAAACTTGACAGAGAGACCGTTTGATGTAGTTCACACAGAGAGTGTAAGCCTAAGGCATACTCGGTCCAAAAATGTCTCAAATTTGGCGGTTTCTTGGCATGGAATCGCATATGAGTCCATACATACGGATATAATTCAAGAACTCTTGAGAGAACACAATGAGAGCCAAGCCAACCAGTTGACTGAAAGAGGTCCGAAAGTAGTTGAAGAGATTAAATTCTTCCAAAAATACGCCCACCACGTGGCTACAAGTGATCATGTTGGGGATATCTTGAAAAGGATCTACATGATCCCAGATAACAGAGTTCATGTTATACTCAATGGTGTAGATGAAGAAGTTTTCAAACCTGATGACGAAAAGGGTCAAGACTTTAGGTCAAATTTCAGAATCCCGCCATCAAAATCATTAATTTTAGGAATGGCGGGTAGACTGGTTAAAGATAAAGGACACCCTTTAATGTTTGAAGCTCTAAAGCAGATATTTCTTGAGAACTCAACTTTTAAGGAAACCGTAATGGTTCTAGTTGCCGGTGATGGTCCATGGGGTACTAGATATAAGGATCTGGGACCTAACTTGCTCGTTTTGGGTCCTCTACAACAGGGTCAACTGGCTAGATTCTACAATGCTATCGACATCTTTGTGAACCCAACTATTCGGGCTCAAGGATTGGATCACACTTTGTTAGAAGCTGTTCTCTCTGGCAAACCGTTGATGGCTACAAAGCTTGCTAGCATCACAGGCTCAGTAATCGTGGGAAAGGAACATGGGTATACATTTTCACCTACCATAGATTCACTCAAAAAGTGTCTTTATGAGGTCTGGCAAGACGGGAGAGTAGTTTTGGAGCAGAAGGGCAAGGTGGCTAGAGAAAGAGGCATAAAGCTTTTTACTGCAACAAAAATGGCAGCTGCATATGAAAGACTATTTCTATGCCTCTCAAATGATAAAAAGAACCAAGATTACTGCAAATATTAG
- the LOC122580828 gene encoding uncharacterized protein LOC122580828 — protein sequence METNNNNLQSISSQLPPPPSPSPSYSSFTAELFGDNDSHPSSGMFSSIFPPPSTVLARDTNSSQFTGVMQEETPGRKVWTTTQGTSAENVAKNVASAKSSIKNLERRSVFQERLEPSPLSSSLYYGGQEDMYVCSSSNTSSQAYPKYKKVDGKDDPNYLHSASRGNWWQGSLYY from the exons ATGGAAACCAACAATAACAATCTTCAATCCATTTCCTCTCAATTACCTCCTCCGCCGTCACCATCACCGTCGTATTCATCATTCACCGCCGAACTTTTTGGTGACAATGACTCACATCCCTCCTCCGGAATGTTTTCATCCATTTTTCCACCTCCATCCACG GTACTGGCAAGAGATACAAACTCTTCGCAGTTCACCGGAGTTATGCAAGAAGAGACACCGGGGAGAAAGGTTTGGACTACCACCCAGGGAACTTCAG CGGAAAATGTAGCTAAGAATGTGGCGAGTGCAAAAAGTAGTATAAAGAACTTGGAGAGAAGGTCAGTCTTTCAGGAAAGGCTCGAGCCTTCTCCCTTAAGTTCATCTTTATACTATGGTGGACAAGAAGATATGTATGTCTGTTCTTCAAGTAACACATCTTCACAAGCATACCCTAAG TACAAGAAAGTGGATGGAAAAGATGATCCTAATTATTTGCACAGTGCTTCTCGAGGAAATTGGTGGCAAG GGTCGCTATATTATTAA
- the LOC122582411 gene encoding copper transporter 6-like, producing the protein MDGGHMNGMTDMPPSPTTTNQTQPMHHHTMMHMTFFWGKNGEILFSGWPGTSSGMYALVLIFVFLLAFLVEFLSHTNLARNGSGRVTVGLLQTLIHTIRAALAYMVMLAVMSFNGGVFLMAVAGHALGFLVFGSSVFKRQPPPPLSSMVGDKSSDQSPMISA; encoded by the coding sequence atggacGGCGGTCATATGAACGGCATGACCGACATGCCACCATCACCAACAACCACCAACCAAACACAACCGATGCACCACCACACCATGATGCACATGACCTTTTTCTGGGGCAAAAACGGTGAAATATTATTCTCGGGTTGGCCCGGAACCAGTTCGGGTATGTACGCTTTGGTTCTTATATTCGTCTTTCTTCTTGCGTTCCTTGTAGAGTTTTTGTCTCATACAAATCTTGCCCGTAATgggtcgggtcgggtcacgGTGGGTTTGCTCCAGACGTTGATTCATACTATCCGGGCTGCGCTGGCTTATATGGTGATGTTGGCTGTGATGTCGTTTAATGGGGGTGTGTTTTTGATGGCGGTTGCTGGTCACGCGCTTGGGTTTTTAGTGTTTGGTTCGTCGGTTTTTAAGAGACAACCGCCGCCGCCGCTGTCGTCGATGGTCGGAGATAAGAGTTCGGATCAGTCTCCGATGATTTCTGCTTGA